The Urbifossiella limnaea nucleotide sequence AGGCCGCGCAGGACCGCTCCGACCGCCTCAACCGCAGCCTGCTGGCGCTGAACGCCGAGCTCGAAGGGGCCGTCGCCGTGCGCGAGGGGGAGCTGACCCACGCCCGCGGCGGGCTCGTGCTGGCGCTGGCCAAGCTGATCGAGCACCGGTCGAAGGAGACGGGCGCGCACCTGATGCGGCTGCAGCGGTACGCCCGCGTGCTGGCCGAGGCCGCGGCCGAGCTGCCGGCGTTCGCCCCGCTTATCGACCCGGTGTTCGTCCGCAACCTGGAGGACGCCGCCCCGCTGCACGACATCGGCAAGGCGGCCCTGCCCGACGGCATCCTCAACAAGCCCGGCCCGCTCACCCCCGAGGAGCGCGCCCGGATGCAGACGCACACCACGATCGGCGCCGAGACGCTGCAGGCCGTGGCCGACGAGCACCCGTTCGCGCTGGGGTTCCTGCAGACGGCCATCGACATCGCCCGCAGCCACCACGAGCGGTGGGACGGCACCGGCTACCCCGACCGGCTGTCGGCCGAGGCGATCCCGCTGGCGGCGCGCGTCCTGGCCGTGTGCGACGTGTACGACGCCCTGCGGGCGCGGCGCGTCTACAAGCCCGGGATGCCGCACGCGGACGCCGTGGCCGAGATCGTCGAGCGCTCGCCGGGGCACTTCGACCCGGCGCTGCTGACGGCGTTCCGGAGCTGCGCCGACCGGATGGACATGGTGTTCGAGGAAGTGGGAGAGTGATTCGGCCGCCGCTCGCGGCGTAGCGGTGTGTGCCCCGCTACGCCGCGAGCGGCGGCTGAATCACCGCCCCCGTTCCGCCGCCGCCCCCGGCCGCAGCCGCCACACGCCGCCCGGCGTCAGCTCCGCGAACGTCTCCGCCGCGCCGCCGGGCCACCGCACCGTCACCCGCTCCGCGTCGCGCGCCCCCAGCCCCACCGTCAGCACGGCCTCCGACTGACTCAGATAGCCGCGCGCCGGCGTGGCGTAGAAGCGGCGGTCGCCCACCGTCACCTCGCTGCCGGCCGGCACGTCGAGCCGCAACGAGCGATTACCGCTCCCCTCATTCCGCAGCAGCCGGGCCGGGCCGCCGTTCGCCACCAGCACCACGTCCAGATCCCCGTCGCCGTCGTAGTCCAGCGCGGCGCAGCCGCGGCCGACGAGCGGGCGGAACAGGTCCGGCCCGGCGCGGTCGGCGCCGACCGGCACGAAGTCGGTGCCGCTGTTCCAGTACAGCTGCGCCGCCTGCGGGTGCGTCTCGCCGGGCCGCGCGGCGGCGATGTCGGGCTCGAGGTGGCCGTTGCACGTCAGCAGGTCGGGCCGGCCGTCGAGGTCGAAGTCGAGGAACAGCGCGCCGAACTTCATCGGCGGCCGGCTCGGCCCCGCGAGCCCGAGCCGCTGGGCCTGGTCGCCGAACCGCCCCGGCGCGCCGGCCACGAACAGCGTGTCCGGCTCGTTCGTGAAGTTGGCGACCACGACCGCCAGCCGCTCCGCGTCCAGGTACGCCGCGTCCACGCCCATGCCGCCGCGCGGCCGGCCGTCGGCGGTGGCCAGGCCCGCCGGCATCGCGGCTTCTTCGAACCGCCCGCCGGCGTTGCGGAAGTACAGGTTCCGCGTCGTGTCGCACGCCACCACCAGGTCGGGCTTGCCGTCGCGGTCCGCGTCGCAGACGGCGACGCCAAGCGCCTTGCCGACGGGCCGGCCGGCGTCGCGGACGTGGACGCCGGCGGCCTCGGACACGTCCGCGAAGCGGCCGCCGCCGAGGTTGCGGTACAGCACGTTGTCCGCGGCGGGGAACTGCGTCGGCGGCACGTAGGCGCGGCCGCCGCCGGGCAGTTCGGCCTTCACGCCGAGGTCCGCGGCCGGGCTCCACGTCAGGTAGCGGCACACGAACAGGTCGGGCCGGCCGTCGCCGTCGTAGTCGAGGAACGCCGCCGACGCGGGGAACGGAACCGGCCCCGCGTGCGTGTCGAACGGCGTCGGCAGCTCCGCGCCGCCGGCGACGCCCGCGGCGGAGGTGATATCGATGAAGCGCGTGCCGCCGTCGTTCCGGAACAGCCGGCTGGCGCCGACGCCGGCGACGAACAGGTCGGTGAAGCCGTCGCCGTCCACGTCCGCGGCGGCGGCGCCCATGCCGTAGAGCGTGACGTTCAGGCCGACGGCGGCGGTCACGTCGGCGAAGGTGCCGTCGCCCTGGTTGCGGTAGAGCGCCTGGGTGGGGAGTGGGCCGGGCTCGCCGGGCCACGGGCGGCCGTTGGGGAAGAACAGGTCGGGCCGGCCGTCGTTGTCGTAGTCGAGGACGACGACGCCGCCGCCCATCGTTTCGGGGAGGAACTTGCGCGGCGTGGCGCCGTTCGTGTGCGAGAAGCGGAGGCCGGCCGCGGCGGTGGCGTCGGTGAAGCGGACGCGCGGCGGGCCGGCGTCGGGCGGGGCGGGGGGGCGGAACGCGAGGTAGGCGCCGGCGGCGAGCGCGACGGCGGCGACGGCGAGGACGACGGGGCGGCGGCGCATCGCCGTGTAGTGTACTGTGTTCCGCCGCTTGCGGCGTAGCGGCGCCGGCGCCGCTACGCCGCAAGCGGCAATACCCAGTTACCGGTCGTAAGGCAGCCGCGCCACCTCGGTGGCGCGGTCGAAGAACGCCGCGTTGCAGACGTGGTGCACCAGCTCCGCGACCTCGAAGTCGGTGAACTCCTTCCGCAGCGCCTCCACGTCGGAGTCGGTCACGGTCGCCGGCGCGGCGCTCAGCTTCCGCGCGAACGCCAGCGCCCGCCGCTCCCGCTCCGGCAGCGCCGCGGCGTCGGCGTCGAGCCCGAAAATCTGGTCGTCGGTGAGGCCGGCGGCGCGGAGCCGGTCGCGGGCCACGGCCAGGGCGTACCACGCGCGGTCCTCGCGGGCCGCGGCCCACGCCACCGCCGCCTTCAGCCGCGGCGAAAGCTTCCCGGCCTCCATCCCGGCCTTCAGCCCCGCGGCGCGGCCCTTCGTCCCGTTCGGGAACACCGCCAGCAGCTTCGCCCAGTTCGGCGCCGCACCGTCGTACCCGAGCGCCTTGGAGTCCGCGGCGACTGGCAGGCGCGGCGTGCGTGCCGCGGCCCACGCGGCTTCCACGGCGGCGCGGTCCTCCAGCTTCGGCCGGGCCGGCCACGCCGGGGCGCTGGCCTTCACGCACTTCTCCGGCAGCGCCGCCACCTGCGACACGAACCCCGCGTACTTCGGCGACGCCGGCGTGGTGAACGACGCCGTCTTCTTCCCCTCCTTGGCGAAGAAGTCGCCGCCGGCCTCGCCGGGGATGTTCAGCCCGTCCGTCCAGCGGTTCATGGCGTTGAACCCGGCCACCGCCAGCACGATCTCGCTGCACTGGGTGGCGCTGAAGTGCTGCCGCAACTCCGTCACGTCGGCGTCGGTGATGGTGTGCGGCGCGACGGTGAGCTTGCGCGTGAACCGCACCGCGGCGCGGAGGTTCGGCGCCAGCGCGTCCCAGTCGCCGTCGAGGGCGGCGATCTCGTCGTCGGTGAGGCCGGCGGCGGAGAGCTTGTACTCCTGGTGGCCGAGGCAGTAGTAGCAGTTGTTGACGCGGGACACGACCCAGAACAGCCGCGTCTTGAACGTGTTGTCGAGGGTGGCGGCCTCGTCCGGGGTGCCGCCGCGGCCGCCGAGGCCGAAGTCGCGGAACTCGGCCGGCAGGTAGTACGCGCGGAACCGGCCGTTGTTCACCTTGGCGAACGGGCCGTCGCCCTCGCCCGGCGGGAACGGGATGCGCGGGCGGGCGGTCTTGTGCCCTTCCATCGCGGCCTTCACTTCGGCGCGGGTGGCCGGCACCGGCTTCGGCTCCGGCGACGGCGCGGGTTGCGAGACGAGCAGCGCGGCGAGCGCGAGTGCGTTCATGGTGATCTCGTGGGTGGCTGAGGCCTGGGTTTCGTCGGTCCCGCTGTCCCGGTCAGTAGTTGCCGACGACCTCGCCGCCGTTGCGGGTGCCCAGCGCCCGCCAGGTGGCGATGTCCAGCGCGTCGCGGACGAACCGCACGCTGCCGTCGCACAGCACGACGTTCACGCCGCCGGTGTGGTTGCTGTTGGCGCTGGTGGCGATGCGGCTCGGCGGGAACATGCACGACCGGCCGTTCGGCGGCATGACGTGCCAGTACGCCGTCGTCGAGTGGTACCCGTACAGCCACGGGCCGCCGACGTTCGAGTAGCCCTGCTTCGACAGGTCGTTCGGGTCCACCGCGTTGCACATGGTCACCGCCTCGTCCGCCGTCGCCGGGTACGTGCCCGGCTGGAACGTGTCCTTCTTCACGCTCCCCGTCGTCTGGCTGTAGTCGCCGCTGACGTGCTCGCTGAACGCCGCCGTGTTGCTCGTGCCGTCGGTGATGTCCGCGAACCGGTACGGCTGGTTGCAGAAGAACGGCCCGTTGTTCGGCGGCAGCGCAGCGTTCACCCCGCTCGCGTCGCTGGCCCCCTGCCACATCGCCACGATCGTGCCCTCGTTGGCCCGGTAGCTGTTCGGCGCCAGGGTCGGCGGCACCGCCCCGATGTCGTCCGACGGGCAGACGAACGTCTTGATCCGCGTCGAGGCGGCGGCGGCGTTGTTGGCGTGGTTCCACGGCACGCCGAAGTCGATCAGCTTGCGGGCGTTCTCCTGCTCGATGAACGGCAGCACCTGGGCCAGCGCCGAGAACGACCTGGCGTTCGACGGCGAGCGGCCCTGCGGCAGCGCGCTGTACGTGTCGTGGTAGGCGTGGCTGGCGAGCCCGATCTGCTTCAGGTTGTTCTGGCAGCTCATGCGGGCCGCCGCCTCGCGGACCTTCTGCACGGCCGGGAGGAGCAGCCCGATCAGGATGGCGATGATGGCGATGACGACCAGCAGCTCGATGAGCGTGAACGCACTGCGACGGAGAGACACGGGACCACCTCGGGCGGGGAATGGCGGCGCGCCCGCGCGGCGACGCGCGGGACGTACCGGGGTACGGAGTGACGCCACGACGGCGCGGCGCGGACCTTCTGCGCGGGTGCGCAGCGGCGGCGCCGCGGGCGGGTCAGACCGACCGGGGTGGGTGGAACGGCTGGTAGGCGACGTGGACGGCGCGGCCCGCGGGCGGGTCGGCGACGTGGTCGAACGTGGGGCTCGGGTCGGCGGGCGCGGCCAGGTCGGCCGGCCGGTCCTTCGGCGCCGGGTTCGGCGGTGCCGGAGGGGCGAGCGGGGCGGGGGCGGGCGCCTCGCGGGCCGAGCAGTTCGGCCCGTGGCACGGCTCGCCGGGCGGCGCCGGGTCGTGCGCGGCGGGCTTGCCGTCGATCACGACGTAGTCGCCGCACGCGGCCTCGGCGCGGCCCGCCGGCGCGAGCACGCCCGCGGCCAGCAGCAGGGCTGCGGCGACGGTGCGCACCGGCAGGTGGGAGAGGACGCGCGTCATGGGGCCGAATCGGACGTGGAAGCTGGGACCGAACTTACCACAGTTAGCGGCCCGGTCAAGCCCCGACCCCCGAACTCACCCGCGGGCGGCGGCCAGGGCGTCGGCGGCCATCTCCCCCGGCGTCCGCCCGCCGACCCCGCGGTAGTCGCCGCGCAACGCCTTCAGCGCCGCCCGCTCCTCGTCGATCTCGGTCGGCGTGCGGAACCCGAGGCGGCGGAACACGGGGAGCGGCGGGCACCACCCCTGGAGCGCGTGCTGGAGCAGGAACCCCCCGACCACCAGCGGCAGGACGGCGAACCGGCGGTCCACCAGGAGGGCGAGCGCGGCCCCCGTCGCCGCGGCGGTCGCCGCGTTCGCCTCCAGGGTCCGCTCCACGTCCCACTCGGCGTCGAGTTCGGCGAGCCGGCGGTCGATCGCCGGCACCCCGCCGGCGGCGGCCCGCTCGACGGACCCGCGCGTCCGCTGCCGGATGGCCTCGTTCACATGGGCGGCGGTCTGGTCCGGAACGCGTTGGCTGGTTGATGGTAGCATCGGTAGCCCTCCGCGGCCCGACGCGGGCCGCGACCCGGACACCAAGCAATTCGGGTGCCCACACGCCCCCCACGCCCGGTGCGCTTGACAGACCCCCTGCGCCCCGGCGACACTGGAAGCAGACTCGCTCCCGCCTCGCGTCACTTCAGTTCTCCCCTGAAGAGGCTCTCCCGTGCCCACGCGTACCCTCGTCATCGACGGCACCGACCTGCACCACTTCCTCCTCGCCGTGGAGTCCGGCACCGTCCGCCTCGGCGACGGCCCCGCGCACACCGCCGGCCTCATCCGCGACCTGCGCGTCGTCCGCGTCCGCTGCGAGATCGAGTTCGACGACGACCGCGGCGAAGTCCCCATCGACGAGCCCGGCGTGCTCGTCAAGCGCGCCCTCGGGCCGGGCGGCAGCCTCCGCGTCGGCAGCTCCAGCCTGTCGATGGCCGGCACCGCGCTGGTCCCGGCGCTGGCGGAGGAGACGGAGGTCGCCCCCGCGCTGCCGGCGGCCGGCCCGCGCCGCCTGAAGGTGATCGACGGCGGCGACCAGGGGCACGCCTTCCGCCTGCCGGACAGCGGCACCGTCACCGTCGGCAAGTCCGGCGGCTCGGCGGACGTCGGCCTCCACGACCTGTACGTGTCGCGCGTCCACTGCTCGCTCGAGGTGTCGCCCGCCGGCATCGTGGTGACGCACGTCGAGGGGATCGCCGGCACGCTGATCGACGGCAAGAAGATCAACGGCTCGCAGGAGCTGAAGCGCGGGAGCGTGCTGCGCGTCGGCAACTCGCACCTGCGGCTCGAACTCGCCGCCGCCGACGAGCCGCCGGCCGAGGGCTCGAAGCACCACAAGCCGGTGCGGGCCGAGGCGGTGAAGGAGGCGGCCCCGGAGCTGCCGCCGGTGGGGCACTACAAGCTCGGCCGGTCGCTCAGCCGCGGCTTCACCGGCGAGGTGTTCGAGGCGACGCACGACACCACCGGCCAGACCGTGGCGCTGAAGCTGCTGGCGGCCGAGTTCCCGGCGGCGCCGGCCGAGCTGGAGGCGTTCGCCCGCGAGCTGAAGGCGGCGCAGGCGGTGAAGCACCCGAACCTGATCGCCCTGGCCGGCGCCGGCCGGACGCC carries:
- a CDS encoding HD domain-containing phosphohydrolase, coding for MGQSVLRAFPAPRPRMPAADPPAHRVLIVDDQPDIRRLCRTVLAADGLVCEEVGSGPAAIAAAARRNYDLVLLDCDLPGCHGEEVLRSLRHNPPAPNLKVVMFSGTASGDDLSRNMLAGADDFLTKPFSTVQLRARVKAALRLKAAQDRSDRLNRSLLALNAELEGAVAVREGELTHARGGLVLALAKLIEHRSKETGAHLMRLQRYARVLAEAAAELPAFAPLIDPVFVRNLEDAAPLHDIGKAALPDGILNKPGPLTPEERARMQTHTTIGAETLQAVADEHPFALGFLQTAIDIARSHHERWDGTGYPDRLSAEAIPLAARVLAVCDVYDALRARRVYKPGMPHADAVAEIVERSPGHFDPALLTAFRSCADRMDMVFEEVGE
- a CDS encoding CRTAC1 family protein, whose product is MRRRPVVLAVAAVALAAGAYLAFRPPAPPDAGPPRVRFTDATAAAGLRFSHTNGATPRKFLPETMGGGVVVLDYDNDGRPDLFFPNGRPWPGEPGPLPTQALYRNQGDGTFADVTAAVGLNVTLYGMGAAAADVDGDGFTDLFVAGVGASRLFRNDGGTRFIDITSAAGVAGGAELPTPFDTHAGPVPFPASAAFLDYDGDGRPDLFVCRYLTWSPAADLGVKAELPGGGRAYVPPTQFPAADNVLYRNLGGGRFADVSEAAGVHVRDAGRPVGKALGVAVCDADRDGKPDLVVACDTTRNLYFRNAGGRFEEAAMPAGLATADGRPRGGMGVDAAYLDAERLAVVVANFTNEPDTLFVAGAPGRFGDQAQRLGLAGPSRPPMKFGALFLDFDLDGRPDLLTCNGHLEPDIAAARPGETHPQAAQLYWNSGTDFVPVGADRAGPDLFRPLVGRGCAALDYDGDGDLDVVLVANGGPARLLRNEGSGNRSLRLDVPAGSEVTVGDRRFYATPARGYLSQSEAVLTVGLGARDAERVTVRWPGGAAETFAELTPGGVWRLRPGAAAERGR
- a CDS encoding carboxymuconolactone decarboxylase family protein encodes the protein MNALALAALLVSQPAPSPEPKPVPATRAEVKAAMEGHKTARPRIPFPPGEGDGPFAKVNNGRFRAYYLPAEFRDFGLGGRGGTPDEAATLDNTFKTRLFWVVSRVNNCYYCLGHQEYKLSAAGLTDDEIAALDGDWDALAPNLRAAVRFTRKLTVAPHTITDADVTELRQHFSATQCSEIVLAVAGFNAMNRWTDGLNIPGEAGGDFFAKEGKKTASFTTPASPKYAGFVSQVAALPEKCVKASAPAWPARPKLEDRAAVEAAWAAARTPRLPVAADSKALGYDGAAPNWAKLLAVFPNGTKGRAAGLKAGMEAGKLSPRLKAAVAWAAAREDRAWYALAVARDRLRAAGLTDDQIFGLDADAAALPERERRALAFARKLSAAPATVTDSDVEALRKEFTDFEVAELVHHVCNAAFFDRATEVARLPYDR
- a CDS encoding DUF1559 domain-containing protein, producing MSLRRSAFTLIELLVVIAIIAILIGLLLPAVQKVREAAARMSCQNNLKQIGLASHAYHDTYSALPQGRSPSNARSFSALAQVLPFIEQENARKLIDFGVPWNHANNAAAASTRIKTFVCPSDDIGAVPPTLAPNSYRANEGTIVAMWQGASDASGVNAALPPNNGPFFCNQPYRFADITDGTSNTAAFSEHVSGDYSQTTGSVKKDTFQPGTYPATADEAVTMCNAVDPNDLSKQGYSNVGGPWLYGYHSTTAYWHVMPPNGRSCMFPPSRIATSANSNHTGGVNVVLCDGSVRFVRDALDIATWRALGTRNGGEVVGNY
- a CDS encoding DUF2892 domain-containing protein, producing the protein MLPSTSQRVPDQTAAHVNEAIRQRTRGSVERAAAGGVPAIDRRLAELDAEWDVERTLEANAATAAATGAALALLVDRRFAVLPLVVGGFLLQHALQGWCPPLPVFRRLGFRTPTEIDEERAALKALRGDYRGVGGRTPGEMAADALAAARG
- a CDS encoding FHA domain-containing serine/threonine-protein kinase, yielding MPTRTLVIDGTDLHHFLLAVESGTVRLGDGPAHTAGLIRDLRVVRVRCEIEFDDDRGEVPIDEPGVLVKRALGPGGSLRVGSSSLSMAGTALVPALAEETEVAPALPAAGPRRLKVIDGGDQGHAFRLPDSGTVTVGKSGGSADVGLHDLYVSRVHCSLEVSPAGIVVTHVEGIAGTLIDGKKINGSQELKRGSVLRVGNSHLRLELAAADEPPAEGSKHHKPVRAEAVKEAAPELPPVGHYKLGRSLSRGFTGEVFEATHDTTGQTVALKLLAAEFPAAPAELEAFARELKAAQAVKHPNLIALAGAGRTPAGCWVAREYVPGESAAAVAARVAAGDKPSWTRAARVAVHLGRALEALHRHHVVHGNITPANVLLRADDHATKLTDLRLHQALAGSALHKRVQAAKLLAELPYMAPEQADAGAFVDESADLYAVGAVAYALITGRPPVGGATHAEVVSNLHAGRVTRPGLVYKKVPAAFDAVVMKLLAVHQEDRYATAAQLLADLAPIAEEHDIKLG